The following proteins come from a genomic window of Flavobacterium eburneipallidum:
- a CDS encoding bifunctional riboflavin kinase/FAD synthetase, with product MNIFHSINDFKSTKKTILTLGTFDGVHIGHKKILEKMTQSTVNGKYESLVLTFFPHPRMVLHGESAVKLLNTIPEKIDLLEKLGIQNLVIHPFDELFSQLTAEEFVKTILVEKLQIQKIIIGHDHRFGKNRTADINDLILFGKQYDFEVEQISAEEIDAVSISSTKIRKALTEGSMALANDYLGYHYFLSGTITRGKQLGRTIGFPTANFQIEENYKLVPKNGVYVVKSIINQKTVYGMMNIGFKPTVAGENLSIEVHYFDFDADLYNQKLSVSLLKYLRPEEKFESVDLLKEQLEKDKKAALVFIKNSL from the coding sequence TTGAATATTTTTCATTCCATAAACGATTTTAAGTCAACCAAAAAAACCATTCTGACACTAGGTACTTTTGATGGTGTGCATATTGGACACAAAAAAATCCTTGAAAAAATGACTCAAAGTACAGTCAACGGAAAATACGAAAGCCTTGTGCTCACTTTTTTTCCGCATCCTCGAATGGTTTTGCACGGAGAATCTGCCGTAAAACTACTCAATACAATTCCTGAAAAAATTGATTTATTAGAAAAATTAGGCATTCAAAATCTCGTAATTCATCCCTTTGATGAACTATTTTCACAATTAACTGCCGAAGAATTTGTGAAAACTATTCTTGTTGAAAAACTACAAATTCAAAAAATAATTATCGGACACGATCATCGTTTTGGAAAAAATCGAACTGCCGATATCAACGACCTCATTCTTTTTGGGAAACAATATGATTTTGAAGTAGAACAAATTTCGGCAGAAGAAATTGATGCTGTTTCCATCAGTTCTACTAAAATAAGAAAAGCCTTGACCGAAGGAAGTATGGCACTTGCCAACGATTATTTAGGGTATCATTATTTTTTATCTGGTACAATTACTAGAGGCAAACAACTAGGACGCACCATTGGATTTCCAACAGCTAATTTTCAAATAGAAGAAAACTACAAACTAGTTCCTAAAAATGGAGTTTATGTTGTAAAAAGTATCATCAATCAAAAAACGGTTTATGGCATGATGAATATAGGTTTCAAGCCAACCGTAGCTGGTGAAAATTTATCTATTGAGGTGCATTATTTTGATTTTGATGCTGATTTATACAATCAAAAACTATCGGTTTCTTTGCTAAAATATCTTCGCCCAGAAGAAAAATTTGAGTCTGTAGATTTACTAAAAGAGCAGTTAGAAAAAGATAAGAAAGCGGCTTTAGTGTTTATAAAAAATTCATTATAA